Proteins from a single region of Xiphophorus maculatus strain JP 163 A chromosome 22, X_maculatus-5.0-male, whole genome shotgun sequence:
- the synpo2l gene encoding synaptopodin 2-like protein: MVAEEVIITLSGGAPWGFRLQGGVEHQKPLQVAKVRKRSKACRAGLREADELVSINEQPCGSLSHAQAMNLIDSSPGILNILVRRAPAAFQSVVLVTRAPSPRIDKEYRAALKAMSPTQPHHAPVREVHRSRSSLTSGLTSPPGSEAYYGETDSDADVAGYERQRRQKRRSPSNSNSGKPSGRTSPEGGETSEMSGYDSAPDAQAFPRSLEGRGGNGDEGGNLPGVTRKEVVYKPPGPGMWSSQTSTETSSIISSADDQGPRDGGQEEDSGFLELANVPLVSPERAKEALMLGSRSQLVPMVGPVNKPIDEELTTTYMEKAKQAKLNRGDTLQDKQVKEAKSKCRTIASLLTDAPNPHSKGVLMFKKRRQRSKKYTLTSFGSVDEDRFQDSQEDDGVFPGSESEFDEEGFSGAPDPTWDSDYLDKLEKRATAGTEGREVGAENALNPGLSDTVGKGAQLFEQQRKRVDELAKKGEAAHSHAPLESQVQEHCQMHPLHLEIPVQVQPTQGPQQSPSGPTPAQASQPQIVNSPHAVPHGNLTNSTVSAVSTVMAPPPVAPKPVTALVTVLSSSAPPPETPLPELPASNVLNRTARPFTPGFISIRAATAPVTFRPAVSKKTQRPASAAVVTPPFSTASEVANNATPVTSQQPPGPPPVVPPPYSFPKDFLPLTPEAPVTIHTPSLSAPFETMQSSPGLSGVHHSPFSTMTPVSMPSVPRPPQTSVPFPPLSQINGSADPIASVPPLQVPAAQPPAPQVSIPSVTQESAITKPETVVATAVPGPTGRTGILLEARRRSGKPKPMFNVPEVVKKSPNPDLLSLVQNLDERSTRHKYGQTTADDVYEEEESDEAGTGRAPPPVAPKPRVIHETPQILQAGGKGAQLFAKRQSRMGMYVVDTPSETPYQPDVAMQITSQQFDSSVNSSHPSQWKYSPNVRAPPPIGYNPLLAPSLPTGPQKDASNPDNKARGSSQKEGIKTVDFMKRQPYQLNSAMFQYGGSVTNLSAMPSYQAQQNNYTTTMVGSSLTSPRQIPLKTARVYEIKRFSTPTPMSAPTITPKVIAPRSATTLGERLTRSGMTSPPPVAFAPASAPLQSVCTSKPVFSSSQPTRLPNLPKFSATPIPCSVPPSVPTPYTPASYSSGLQTAKQFQSAPELSILASLPPLKNNPVQAPKPHFVATRGGAQPHVWRPGAF; encoded by the exons aTGGTTGCAGAAGAGGTGATCATCACCCTGTCCGGTGGGGCACCTTGGGGCTTTCGTCTGCAGGGAGGCGTGGAGCATCAGAAACCGCTCCAAGTGGCGAAG GTGCGTAAACGTAGCAAGGCCTGCCGGGCTGGGCTGCGGGAGGCGGATGAGCTGGTATCTATCAACGAACAACCATGTGGATCTCTTTCCCATGCCCAGGCCATGAACCTCATCGACAGCTCCCCTGGGATACTAAACATCCTAGTCAGAAG GGCGCCTGCTGCTTTTCAATCTGTTGTCCTTGTCACCCGTGCCCCGTCTCCACGGATAGATAAAGAGTACCGTGCTGCTCTTAAAGCCATGTCCCCAACCCAACCCCACCACGCGCCTGTCCGCGAGGTCCACCGTAGTCGCTCCTCCTTGACCAGTGGATTAACTTCCCCACCTGGCAGCGAAGCTTATTACGGGGAGACAGATAGCGACGCAGATGTGGCGGGTTATGAGAGGCAACGGCGGCAGAAACGCAGAAGCCCCAGCAACTCCAACTCCGGGAAACCATCCGGAAGGACATCTCCCGAAGGAGGGGAGACGTCGGAGATGAGTGGCTACGACAGTGCTCCAGATGCCCAGGCTTTCCCTCGTTCACTGGAAGGACGTGGCGGAAATGGAGATGAAGGAGGCAACCTACCTGGGGTCACAAGAAAAGAGGTTGTTTACAAACCGCCAGGTCCAGGAATGTGGTCCTCCCAGACGTCCACTGAAACTTCCTCGATCATCTCCTCAGCAGATGACCAGGGGCCACGGGATGGAGGACAGGAGGAAGACAGTGGTTTTCTAGAGCTGGCCAATGTGCCACTGGTGTCCCCAGAGAGGGCAAAGGAGGCTCTGATGTTGGGTTCTCGCAGTCAGCTTGTGCCCATGGTGGGTCCTGTGAATAAACCCATTGATGAGGAACTTACGACAACCTACATGGAAAAGGCTAAGCAAGCTA AACTGAATCGAGGGGACACACTTCAGGACAAGCAAGTAAAGGAAGCCAAGAGCAAGTGTCGGACAATTGCATCTCTGCTGACAGATGCTCCAAACCCTCACTCTAAAGGAGTGTTGATGTTCAAGAAAAGAAGACAGCGCTCAAAAAAATATACCTTGACAAGCTTTGGGAGTGTAGATGAGGACAGGTTTCAGGACTCACAAGAGGATGACGGGGTGTTTCCTGGCAGCGAATCTGAGTTTGATGAGGAGGGCTTCTCTGGAGCTCCAGACCCAACTTGGGATAGCGACTACCTGGATAAGCTGGAAAAGAGGGCGACGGCAGGCACAGAAGGTCGTGAGGTTGGAGCAGAAAACGCTTTGAATCCTGGTTTGAGTGACACTGTCGGAAAGGGTGCTCAGTTGTTTGAGCAGCAAAGAAAAAGAGTGGATGAACTTGCAAAGAAAGGAGAAGCAGCACATTCTCATGCACCCCTTGAATCTCAAGTACAGGAGCATTGTCAGATGCATCCATTGCATCTTGAAATTCCTGTACAAGTGCAACCAACACAAGGACCTCAACAGTCACCATCTGGTCCTACACCTGCACAGGCAAGTCAGCCTCAAATTGTTAATTCCCCCCATGCAGTACCTCATGGGAACTTAACTAATTCTACAGTGAGTGCAGTTAGCACGGTGATGGCACCTCCTCCTGTAGCACCCAAGCCAGTCACAGCCTTAGTTACGGTTCTGAGCAGTTCTGCACCCCCTCCTGAAACCCCGTTGCCTGAACTGCCTGCAAGCAATGTTCTAAACAGAACGGCACGTCCTTTTACCCCTGGCTTCATCAGCATTCGAGCCGCAACTGCTCCTGTAACGTTTCGACCAGCTGTCTCAAAGAAGACACAACGACCTGCCTCAGCAGCTGTTGTGACCCCACCATTTTCCACTGCTTCTGAAGTAGCCAATAATGCAACACCCGTAACATCACAGCAACCCCCTGGTCCTCCACCAGTGGTTCCCCCGCCATACTCCTTTCCTAAAGATTTCCTACCCCTGACACCAGAAGCTCCTGttactattcacactccttctctttctgcccCTTTTGAAACAATGCAGTCATCACCAGGATTAAGTGGTGTTCATCATTCTCCATTTTCAACTATGACCCCAGTGTCTATGCCTTCAGTACCTAGACCCCCACAAACATCTGttccttttcctcctttgtCCCAAATTAATGGCTCAGCTGATCCTATTGCCTCAGTACCTCCACTCCAAGTGCCAGCAGCTCAGCCACCAGCTCCACAAGTTTCCATACCATCAGTTACTCAAGAATCTGCAATCACAAAGCCTGAAACTGTTGTCGCAACCGCTGTTCCTGGTCCGACAGGTCGTACAGGAATCTTACTTGAAGCAAGACGGCGTAGTGGCAAACCTAAACCTATGTTTAATGTGCCAGAAGTGGTAAAGAAATCCCCAAATCCTGACTTATTATCATTGGTTCAGAACCTAGATGAACGGTCTACCAGACACAAATATGGCCAAACAACTGCTGACGACGTCTATGAAGAGGAGGAAAGTGATGAGGCTGGCACAGGAAGGGCGCCACCCCCAGTTGCACCAAAACCTCGGGTCATTCATGAGACCCCACAGATTCTTCAAGCTGGGGGCAAAGGGGCTCAATTGTTTGCTAAAAGACAGAGCCGCATGGGTATGTATGTAGTCGACACCCCATCTGAGACCCCTTATCAGCCGGATGTGGCCATGCAAATTACATCTCAACAGTTTGACTCCTCTGTCAATTCTTCCCATCCCTCTCAGTGGAAATACTCTCCAAACGTCCGTGCACCTCCGCCTATCGGATATAACCCGCTGTTAGCCCCTTCTCTTCCCACAGGCCCTCAGAAAGATGCAAGCAACCCAGACAACAAGGCAAGAGGAAGCTCCCAAAAGGAAGGCATCAAGACTGTGGATTTCATGAAGAGGCAACCTTATCAGCTCAACTCTGCCATGTTCCAGTATGGAGGCAGTGTCACCAATCTGTCAGCCATGCCTTCATACCAGGCCCAGCAGAACAACTATACAACAACAATGGTGGGAAGCTCACTGACCTCACCTCGGCAAATACCCCTCAAAACAGCCCGTGTCTATGAAATCAAGCGCTTCTCTACCCCAACACCTATGTCAGCTCCAACTATCACACCTAAAGTCATTGCTCCTCGCTCGGCTACTACTCTTGGAGAACGTTTGACTCGTTCAGGCATGACATCCCCACCTCCTGTTGCCTTTGCTCCAGCTTCAGCTCCACTCCAGTCAGTCTGTACTTCGAAACcagttttttcttcctcccaACCGACACGGCTACCCAACCTGCCAAAGTTCTCTGCCACCCCCATTCCATGCTCTGTACCTCCTTCGGTCCCCACACCTTACACTCCAGCCTCATACTCCAGTGGGCTGCAGACAGCCAAGCAGTTTCAGAGTGCTCCAGAACTTAGCATTCTTGCATCTCTGCCCCCACTGAAAAACAACCCGGTTCAGGCCCCCAAACCACATTTTGTTGCCACTAGGGGCGGTGCGCAGCCCCATGTCTGGAGACCAGGGGcattttaa